A region of Massilia sp. WG5 DNA encodes the following proteins:
- the garD gene encoding galactarate dehydratase, with amino-acid sequence MRSETTGTPRNIRMHDKDNVAIVSNDGGLPAGTVFPDGLVLKDKVPQGHKVALRPIAQGEAILRYNVAIGHALRDIEPGQWVEESLVGMPPARELDNLPIATIRPDPLPPLEGYTFEGYRNPDGSVGTRNILAISTTVQCVSGVVEFAVKRIKDELLPKYPNVDDVVSLDHTYGCGVAIEAPGAEIPIRTLRNIARNPNFGGRAMLVSLGCEKLQPGRLFPATGLSSSMPIKDVNGPDHVCLQDNAHVGFGSMIDNIMDTAERHLMELNARVRETCPASDLVVGVQCGGSDAFSGVTANPAVGFASDLLVRAGAAVMFSEVTEVRDGIDQLTARAVDEATAQAMIREMAWYDDYLKRGGVDRSANTTPGNKKGGLANIVEKAMGSIIKSGTAPITGVLSPGEKLQQKGLIYAATPASDFICGTLQLAAGMNVHVFTTGRGTPYGLAAVPVVKVATRDDLARRWHDLMDINAGRIATGEATIPDVGWELFNFILDVASGRKKTWAEHWRLHNALALFNPAPVT; translated from the coding sequence ATGCGGTCAGAAACTACCGGAACGCCACGCAACATCCGGATGCACGACAAGGATAACGTCGCCATCGTCTCGAACGACGGCGGCCTGCCGGCCGGCACCGTCTTCCCGGACGGCCTGGTACTGAAGGACAAGGTCCCGCAGGGACACAAGGTGGCGCTGCGCCCCATCGCCCAGGGCGAAGCCATCCTGCGCTACAACGTCGCCATCGGCCACGCCCTGCGCGACATCGAGCCGGGCCAGTGGGTCGAAGAATCCCTGGTCGGCATGCCGCCGGCGCGCGAACTCGACAACCTGCCGATCGCCACGATCCGCCCCGATCCCCTGCCCCCGCTGGAAGGCTACACCTTCGAAGGCTACCGCAACCCGGACGGTTCGGTCGGCACCCGCAATATCCTCGCGATCAGCACCACGGTGCAGTGCGTCTCCGGCGTGGTCGAGTTCGCGGTCAAGCGCATCAAGGACGAACTGCTGCCGAAGTACCCGAACGTCGACGACGTCGTCAGCCTGGACCACACCTACGGCTGCGGCGTGGCGATCGAAGCGCCGGGCGCCGAGATCCCGATCCGCACCCTGCGCAACATCGCCAGGAACCCGAACTTCGGCGGCCGCGCGATGCTGGTCAGCCTGGGCTGCGAGAAGCTGCAGCCGGGCCGCCTGTTCCCGGCCACCGGACTTTCCTCATCCATGCCGATCAAGGACGTGAACGGCCCGGACCACGTCTGCCTGCAGGACAACGCCCACGTCGGCTTCGGCTCCATGATCGACAACATCATGGACACCGCCGAGCGCCACCTGATGGAACTGAACGCGCGTGTGCGCGAGACCTGCCCTGCTTCGGACCTGGTGGTCGGCGTGCAGTGCGGCGGCAGCGACGCCTTCTCGGGCGTGACCGCGAATCCGGCGGTCGGCTTCGCCAGCGACCTGCTGGTGCGCGCCGGCGCCGCCGTGATGTTCTCGGAAGTGACCGAAGTCCGCGACGGCATCGACCAGCTGACCGCGCGCGCCGTCGACGAAGCCACGGCCCAAGCCATGATCCGCGAGATGGCCTGGTACGACGACTACCTGAAGCGCGGTGGCGTCGACCGCAGCGCCAACACCACGCCCGGCAACAAGAAGGGCGGCTTGGCCAACATCGTCGAAAAGGCGATGGGCTCGATCATCAAGTCCGGCACCGCCCCGATTACCGGCGTGCTGTCGCCGGGCGAGAAGCTGCAGCAGAAGGGCCTGATCTACGCCGCCACCCCGGCCAGCGACTTCATCTGCGGCACCCTGCAGCTGGCCGCCGGCATGAACGTGCACGTGTTCACCACCGGCCGCGGCACGCCCTACGGCCTGGCGGCGGTGCCCGTGGTGAAGGTCGCCACCCGCGACGACCTGGCGCGCCGCTGGCACGACCTCATGGACATCAACGCCGGCCGCATCGCCACCGGCGAGGCGACGATCCCGGACGTCGGCTGGGAACTGTTCAACTTCATCCTCGACGTGGCCAGCGGCCGCAAGAAGACCTGGGCCGAGCACTGGCGCCTGCATAACGCGCTGGCGCTGTTCAACCCGGCCCCGGTGACGTAA
- a CDS encoding porin: protein MKKAAALIVGLAAGAAQAQAQTSVEIYGIIDAAIVSEHGGVASPTTKITSGAASASRIGFRGTENLGGGLSAFFTLETGTKIDTGEVDAAGTIFNRQAFVGLKGAAGQVALGRQYTPWHKALAAVDPFGTGYAGTSKNLFPDNGSNVRTSNTITYASPKVSGFDGELAYAFGEQPDASTGRQFGAAVGYANGPLALRAAYNSKNTDVTATASAPFVSRSLGRNTLLTAAWQLPLASLRFAYGIDKGFNAATLGNANNPYGGVKPTPSTDGRSILLGVSAPVGPGTLMASVMHKDDRTSFNQDANAWGIGYLYALSKRTGVYAAYGHIDNRNGAGYTVANNTETGTGNTGYNLGLRHVF, encoded by the coding sequence ATGAAGAAAGCAGCAGCCCTGATCGTCGGCCTCGCAGCCGGCGCCGCCCAGGCCCAGGCCCAGACCTCGGTGGAGATCTACGGCATCATCGACGCCGCCATCGTCAGCGAACACGGCGGCGTAGCCAGCCCGACCACCAAGATCACCAGCGGCGCCGCCTCGGCCTCGCGCATCGGCTTCCGCGGCACCGAGAACCTGGGCGGCGGCCTGTCCGCTTTCTTCACGCTGGAAACCGGCACCAAGATCGACACCGGCGAGGTCGACGCCGCCGGCACCATCTTCAACCGCCAGGCTTTCGTCGGCCTGAAGGGCGCCGCCGGCCAGGTCGCGCTGGGCCGCCAGTACACCCCGTGGCACAAGGCCCTGGCCGCGGTCGACCCCTTCGGCACCGGTTACGCCGGCACCTCGAAGAACCTGTTCCCGGATAACGGCTCGAACGTCCGCACCAGCAACACGATCACCTACGCCTCGCCGAAAGTCAGCGGCTTCGACGGCGAACTGGCGTATGCCTTCGGCGAGCAGCCGGATGCCTCGACCGGCCGCCAGTTCGGCGCCGCGGTCGGCTACGCCAACGGCCCGCTGGCCCTGCGCGCGGCCTACAACAGCAAGAACACCGACGTCACCGCCACCGCCAGCGCGCCTTTCGTGAGCCGCTCGCTGGGCCGCAACACGCTCCTGACCGCGGCCTGGCAGCTGCCGCTGGCTTCGCTGCGCTTCGCCTACGGCATCGACAAGGGCTTCAACGCCGCCACGCTGGGCAACGCGAACAATCCCTACGGCGGCGTGAAGCCGACCCCATCGACGGATGGCCGCTCGATCCTGCTGGGCGTCTCGGCGCCGGTCGGTCCGGGCACGCTGATGGCCTCGGTGATGCACAAGGACGACCGCACCAGCTTCAACCAGGACGCCAATGCCTGGGGCATCGGCTACCTGTACGCCCTGTCGAAGCGTACCGGCGTGTACGCGGCCTACGGCCATATCGATAACAGGAACGGCGCGGGTTACACTGTTGCCAACAATACCGAGACGGGCACCGGCAACACCGGCTACAACCTGGGCCTGCGCCACGTCTTCTAA
- a CDS encoding LysR family transcriptional regulator gives MFEISQVRCFVAVAEELHFGRAAERLNMTQPPLSRQIQLLEHHVGTRLLDRSSRGVRLTAAGKAFFPEAARILRMADEAVVTARRVAKGEQGALAIGFTAAFGYGLLPDLVRRLRERAPGISLTLKELVTTSQLEGLDSGQLDIGLMRPHARHGELETLLLATEPLMLAIPEREAADWPEEPTLDCVHGKPFLMYSPYEARYFYQLLINCFDAAGVAPDVVEHIGQIHTMLALVSSGVGVALIPTAAARLQLRGVVLRTMHTEPREPVQTICAYRRDNGNPILNVFRRDILPAFIQSQRSNF, from the coding sequence ATGTTCGAGATCAGCCAGGTCCGCTGTTTCGTCGCCGTGGCGGAAGAGCTGCACTTCGGGCGCGCCGCCGAGCGCCTGAACATGACGCAGCCGCCGCTGAGCCGGCAGATCCAGCTGCTCGAACACCACGTCGGCACCCGCCTGCTGGACCGCAGCAGCCGCGGCGTACGCCTGACGGCGGCCGGCAAGGCCTTCTTTCCCGAGGCGGCGCGCATCCTGCGCATGGCCGACGAAGCGGTGGTGACGGCGCGCCGGGTCGCCAAGGGCGAACAGGGCGCGCTGGCGATCGGCTTCACCGCCGCCTTCGGCTACGGCCTGTTGCCCGACCTGGTGCGGCGCCTGCGCGAGCGCGCGCCCGGCATCTCGCTGACGCTGAAGGAACTCGTCACCACTTCCCAGCTCGAAGGACTCGACAGCGGCCAGCTCGACATCGGCCTGATGCGCCCGCACGCCCGTCATGGCGAGCTCGAGACCCTGCTGCTGGCGACCGAGCCGCTGATGCTGGCGATTCCGGAGCGCGAAGCGGCCGACTGGCCGGAAGAGCCGACCCTGGACTGCGTGCACGGCAAGCCCTTCCTGATGTATTCGCCCTACGAGGCGCGCTACTTCTACCAACTGCTGATCAACTGCTTCGACGCGGCCGGCGTGGCGCCCGACGTGGTCGAGCACATCGGCCAGATCCACACCATGCTGGCCCTGGTCAGCTCGGGCGTGGGCGTGGCCCTGATCCCCACCGCGGCCGCGCGCCTGCAGTTGCGCGGCGTGGTCCTGCGCACCATGCATACCGAGCCGCGCGAGCCGGTCCAGACGATCTGCGCTTATCGCCGCGACAATGGCAATCCCATCCTGAACGTCTTCCGACGCGACATCCTGCCGGCCTTCATCCAGAGTCAACGATCCAATTTTTGA